The Bacteroidales bacterium DNA window AATGTAAATGGCAAAGGTTACCATTATGCCTATATGGAAAACCCTGAAGCCTGTATCGGCTGTACTAATTGTGCGGTAGTTTGCCCTGATGGAGTAATTACCGTTTACAAAGTAAAAGTTGTTTAATAATTTA harbors:
- a CDS encoding 4Fe-4S binding protein, coding for MAKIKGAIEVDVEKCKGCGVCIPACPTDVILLAKNVNGKGYHYAYMENPEACIGCTNCAVVCPDGVITVYKVKVV